The nucleotide window agcatccgacttcagctcaggtcatgatatcgcattctgtgagttcgagccccacatcgggctgtgtgctgacagctcagagcctggagcctgcttcggattttgtgtctcagtctctctcttcccctcccccactcgcactctgtctctctgtctctgtctctgtctctctcaaaaataaacattatggaaagagcctaaatatccatcagttgatgaatggataaagaagttgtggtttatacatacaatggaatactacttggcaatgagaaagaatgaaatctggccttttgtagcaacgtggatggaactggagagtgttatgctaagtgaaataagtcatacagagacagataccatatgttttcactcttattttgatcctgagaaacttaacagaagaccatggggggggggggggaggtgcagagagggaaggaggcaaaccataagagactcttaaaaactgagaataaactgagggttgatggggggtgggagggaggagaaagtaggtgatgggcattgaggagggcacctgttggggtgaacactgggtgttgtatggaaaccaatttgacaataaatttcatatttaaaaaaaaataaacattaaaacattttttcattagttttagaATTggcctttaaaaagttttatttcgggggcgcctgggtggctcagtcggttgagcgtccgacttcggctcagatcatgatctcacggtccgtgagttcaagccctgcatcaggctccgtgctgacagctcagagcccggagcctgcttcagattctgtgtctccctctctctctgactgttcatgctctgtctctccctatctcaaaaataaataaacactaaaaaaattttttttaagttttattttgtaagttttaaggagagtattagttttctattgctgcataacaaattaccacaaacctagcacttaaaacaacacccattgTTAGCTCAGTTTTGTAGGGCACAGTGTAGCACAGTGTGGCCAAGGTTGTTGCTCAGAGTATCAAGAAGGTGGAATCAAGGTTTTTGCCAGCTTGTGTTCTTATCTGGAAGCTCTGTGGAAAATCTACTTCTAAGCTCATTCTTGTTGACAGAATTCTCTTCCTTTCAGTTGTAAGACTAAAGCCCTCATTTTTTGCTGGCTGCCAGCTGCAGCCTGTTTTCAGCTACTAGAAGCCATCCTCATTCCATACCTGCATTTTTAAGCCAGCAGACATTTAAGAAATTCTCCTAATTTGAATCTGACCTTCTCTAAATCTGATTTCCAGACACCTAGATGTAGAGGGCTTGaatgattaggtcaggcccacctaGGTAAACCTGTTTTAAGATCAACTGATTTGGGGCCTTTATTACACCCACAAAGTCCTTTTTCCCATATGACATAATCATAGGAATTATACCTACAGGATCCACTTACCCTTGAATGGAGGAGATTATACAAAAGTGAGGGTCATTTTGGAATTCTGCTTACCTCAAGGAACcacagaaaatgggaaagctgctAGAGGACTAGGGAAAGTGGGTTTCtgaggcacttggctggctcacttggtggagcatgtgacttgttcttggagttgtgagttcatagagattactttaaaaaaaaaaaagtgggtttcTGACACAGACCAAGGAATTTGCTGTCCACCTACATAACCAGACCCATTCCTCTTTAATCCTCATTTCAGGTACTTTCCACTATAATCATTCATGATAACTGGCCTAAAGGGTAGAAAAGATGTGGGCTGGTAGGTGGAAGGCAGTGAGTGGAGAATTCCCTTCAAATTGAGAGACTCACCTCTGGGTTTTTAAAGAGGGATGGATCTAACCTGTATCAGTTAGGATCTAGTTCTGCGCGAGTAGTAGATATCCCACAATAGTAGTGCTCTAAAGAAAGcggaaatttttccttttctcatgtaGGTAGATAATCCAGGCAGACAGGCCAAGGTTGCTTTTAGTGGTTCCACGTATCAGAAACCCAGGTTCCTTTTTGTCTGCCATCAACACATAGTTTCCGTCTCATGTTCTAAAAGCTGACTATTCCAATCCTGGCTATCATGTCCATTCCTGATAGCAGGGCACTGGGAGTGGGGAGGCAAACCACACCATGATAACACCTTTTCCTCATCCCCTCTAATACACACAGCCCCATCTAGCTGCAAGGGAGACAGgagatatatttattatttcaggtTACTTTGTAAGCAGATAGAAACCAGGCATTCTGTTTTTGTAGCACAAGAGGCAAAGGATATTGGGAGACAGCTTATAACCAATGACTTAGTCCTTGGGATGGAACAGGTTAATGATGCTAAAAAGCTTGTGTGGGCATTAGGTCTTTCGCAGAAGGCAACAGTGTATAATGGAGAGGGCCTTGTGATAGTACCTCTTTATTTTCTGGGCTTCCATTTTCTATAAATGAAGAGCTTAAACCAGATCATTTAAAGGTGcttagggacatctgggtggctcagttggttgtgtctgatcttgatttcagctcaggtcatgatcccagggtcatgggattgagccccacatcggggtctgtgctgtacgtggagcctgcttgggattctctctctctccctctctccgctccCCCACTCCTTTacgtgcatgctgtctctctaattaattacttaattggttaaaaaaaataaagatgcttaGAGTTGTTAGACCTTAAAAATAGTATGAATGAAGGTAGATGAGGTTATATTTTGAAGTGGAAGTTAAAGAAGAGGGCAACATTCAAGAAACTTGAATCCAGTTTATTTGGCCATGTGGCCCTTTTTGGTGGAACATCTAGTGCTTACTGTTTTGCAAAACATGACTTTGTCTATTTTAATTCCTTCTCTTTAGTAATAGAGAAGCTGAAAATTAGAGGTGTATGACTTGTAAAGATTGTAAACCTAGTTGCAGCAGAGTCAGGACTGGACCATGGGTATCTTGACAAATTGCGTAATGTGATATGATTATCATTTGTAAATCAGAGCACAGAGGTCTTGGAGGGTCaggtaagttttaaaataattcataggTTCTCAACaagttattattctttttggAAGAGTGAGATAAACtgcaaagaatattctttttttttttatgtttattttgagagaaagtgcattagcgggggagggagggagacagagagacagagagggaatcttaatcaggctccaccctcagcgtggagccagacgcaggacttgatcccacaaaccgtgagatcatgacctgagctgaaatcaagagtcggatgcttaaccaactgagctacccaggctccatCCATTCTTTCTTAAATAGCCCAATCTGGATGAAATGGTAAAATGTACAAAATCACTAAGAGcacttttcaaaaaaacagactttataCCATTATGCGTTCTAAACAGATATACCAAGAAGTTACTTGTTAAAAGAGTAGTGAATAAATTATAGGATATGAAATGTGGAACTGAATTTTGAAGATAAGACTAAATTGATTTTAAACCAGGTAGCTGGAACAAAGAGTGGCAGACATAGTGTATGAAGAGCACATAGGATATAGCCATATCAAGCTTTGGAATTCATAAAGGTTGTAAACTGGTTAAGAACTCAGGTTATGCACAAAGACAGCTTTAAGTTTAAATCCTTGTTCCTTTGCTCACTAGCTGGTGACTTTGGGCAGTTAACCTTCCGAGCCTTggtttcttatctataaaatgaggataatgtgGGAAAATAGTATTTGGAGTAGTGCCTAGACTGTAGTAAggtttcagggatgcctgggtggctcagtcagttaagcatctgacttctgctcaggtcatgatcttgtggttcatgggtttgagccccgtgtcgggctctgtgctgacagctcagagcttggagcctgctttggattctgtctccctgtctatttgcccctccccccccccctcaaaaattaacaaacattaaaaaaaaattttttttaataaaaaaaatgtagcaagGGTAGGGTTCTGTAAATTGATGATAGTTGTTTCTCTGTGTTCCTAGAACTTAGAATGAATGATGCTCAACACAGTATAATTGCTTAACAAATTATCAATTTGAAGAGTAGAGTTTATTCTGTTATTTTGCATGGTATTCTGTTGAATACTATGTGCCAGCAATGTAGTAATCACTTTATattgcttatttcatttttataacaatGTTAGGAGGAAAATCTAATGTTACCActactgtttccattttatagatgaggcagcTACAGCTTAGGAATTAAGAACTTGTCACTGCAGTGAAGCTGGGTTCAAAAGCAGTAAAAGTCTGACTCAAAAATCTATGCCAGactgagcctggctggctcagtctatagagcatgcagttcttgatctcggggtcatcaATTTGAGCCCCATTTTAGGcatagaaattacttttaaaaaacttttatgttttgCATTTTAAGCCACTCTGCCATACAATCCTACTTTTCTTTGCTCATAGTATTTTCATATTCCATTTCAGCCTCTCACGTAAGTCATCTTCTTGTATGCCTTGTATCATATATGACCAgatctttttcctgattttttttttttaatgtttacttatttttgagagagagctcaagccagggaggggcaggtggagggggaggaggcagaggatctgaagcaagctctgcactgacagcagtgagcccatcgtagggctcgaattcacaaaccgtgagatcatcacctgagccagagtcagacacccaaccgagtACCCAGGCACTatagaaagaattttaagttCTTGTTGTTTTTCCCATGGGAAGCTTGAGATTGAGTATACCTATAGCTATAAAGTACTAATTCTtttaggagaaaagagggagaatcaTTTCAACCTTGAGATTTTGAAAACACGCAGCTGTTCATGACAGTTGAATTTCTTAAATCGAGTTTTATACAGCTGTTTCCTTTTTCACCCATTTATTTAAGCCCTGTCCTTCTTAACCAGCTTAAGACAATTCTTTTTTTGAATCCTTCAGTGACCTTACTTATCCTGATTTCCTTTGAATTCATGTACctttattatttatacatttggcATATAAATAAATTCCTTGAGGGTTAGACAGTGCTTTAATAGGCAGTGTTTTGTAAAGTTGGACACTATAAATGTACATTGTAACATCTAATCCAGTCCTTTCTTTGCTTGTTGAGGCAAAAAGAattggagcacctgagtggctcagtcggttaagtgttcatcttcgactcagatcatcatctcaagGCTCGTGGGTctaagccccaggtcgggcttttaagctgactgctcagagcctggagcctgctttggattctgtgtcttcctctctctctctgcctgcccctgccccactcatggtcgctctcgctctttctcaaaaataaatcattttaaaaattaaaaaggagaaggatCTAAATGTAACTTGGAGGAAGAaagtttaaagataaatttaagaaCACTAAAAGGTTCGAGAAGTATGTATCTTACCAGTGAAAGTTAGGTAATACTTCATAATGAAAAAGTAataaccccacccccccacccctgtttgtCTTACAGGCACAAGACGCTGGTCTCGGAGTGTCAATTTTACTATGTGTCAGAGCTCTTCAACTCAGATCAAGTGaggatgaggaaatgaaggcatcAGTTTGCAAAACAATTGCTTGTCTTTTACCAGAAGATTTAGAGGTCAGACGAGCCTGTCAGCTTACAGAATTCTTAATTGAACCTAGTTTGGATGGATTTAATATGTTGGAAGAACTGTATCTGCAACCAGATCAAAAATTTGATGAAGAAAATGCACCAGTTCCAAATTCTCTCCGATGTGAGCTCTTACTAGCTTTAAAGGCCCACTGGCCTTTTGATCCTGAATTTTGGGACTGGAAAACTTTAAAACGACACTGCCACCAACTGCTAGGACAAGAGGCCTCAGATTCTGATGATGATCTAAGTGGCTATGAAATGTCTATTAATGACACAGACGTTTTAGAGTCATTTCTCAGTGACTATGAGGAAGGTAAAGAAGATAAACAATATAGAAGAAGAGATTTGACAGATCAGCataaggagaaaagagacaaaaaacccATTGGTTCTTCTGAAAGATACCAGAGGTGGCTTCAGTataaatttttctgtttgttatgTAAGCGGGAATGTATAGAGGCCAGGATTCTTCATCATTCTAAGATGCATATGGAAGATGGAATTTACACCTGTCcagtttgtattaaaaaattcaagagaaaagaaatttttgttcCTCATGTGATGGAGCATGTTAAAATGCCACCAAGCAGAAGGGACCGTTCTAGAAAGAAATTACTGTTGAAAGGCTCTCAGAAGGGAATTTGTCCCAAGAGCCCCTCTGCAACCCTGGAGCAAAACCAATCATTGGATGAACAAGCCAAAGGAGAGTCTCATGAATACGTCACATTCAGCAAATTAGAAGATTGCCACCTGCAAGACAGAGATTTGTACCCATGTCCTGGCACAGACTGTTCCCGAGTATTTAAGCAGTTTAAATACTTAAGTGTGCATCTTAAAGCTGAACaccaaaataatgatgaaaatgcCAAGCACTACTTGGATatgaaaaatagaagagagaagtGTACTTATTGTCGACGACATTTCATGTCTGCTTTTCACCTGCGGGAGCATGAACAAGTGCATTGTGGTCCTCAACcttatatgtgtgtatctatagATTGCTATGCAAGGTTCGGATCAGTGAATGAACTACTTAACCATAAACAAAAACATGATGATCTGCGttataaatgtgaattaaatggctgtaatattgttttcagtgACTTGGGACAGCTTTACCACCATGAAGCACAACACTTTAGGGATGCATCTTACACATGCAACTTTGTTGGCTGTAAAAAATTCTATTATTCCAAAATTGAATACCAGGATCACCTCTCAATGCATAATGTTGAAAGTTCAAATGGAGATGTGAAGAAATCGGTGAAACTTGAGGAGGCGGCACCAGGTGAAAAGCAAGATTGTATTGATCAGCCCCATCTACTTGACCAAACTGATAAATCACATTTACCCGAGGATCTTCTTTTCTGTGCCGGATCAGCTAGTTCTCAAATAGAAACtgcagaaaatctgaaagaaaacagTGACAGTAATTCTAGTGATCAGTTAAGTCATAGCTCTTCAGCTTCCATGAATGAAGAGTTAATTGATACACTGGATCACTCAGAAATGCAGGATATATTATTATCTCATGAGAAAGTCTTTGTGCCCTccaatttaaaagagaaatgttcCAATGTGGCAGTTTGCTTTGATGGGACTAAGTTCACCTGTGGTTTTGATGGCTGTGGTTCCACGTACAAAAATGCAAGAGGGATGCAAAAGCATCTCCGCAAGGTCCATCCGTACCACTTCAAACccaaaaagataaagacaaaagatCTCTTTCCCTGTGGGGGTAATGAACACAATCAAGCAACTGAAAAGTTTGATGCAGAACCTAAACCCAGTTCAGATACAAACAGTGACTCCCCAGATGAAGGTCTAGACCACAATATTCATACTAAATGCAAACGAGAATATCAAGGTTATTCCTCAGAAGCTTCTATCTGTGCTTCTAAGAGGCCGTGTACAGAGGATACCATGTTGGAACTTCTGTTACGCTTGAAACATTTAAGCTTGAAAAACTCAATAACGCATGGATCATTCTCAGGGTCATTGCAGGGGTACCCATCCAGTGGTGCTAAGTCTCTTCAGTCGGTTTCACCTACTATCTCTGACCTTAATTTTCAGAATCAAGACGAGAATATGCCAAGTCAGTACCTTGCACAGTTGGCAGCTAAGCCTTTTTTCTGTGAGCTTCAAGGATGCAAATATGAATTTGTGACCAGAGAGGCTTTGTTAATGCATTATCTTAAAAAACACAATTACTCAAAAGAAAAAGTCCTTCAGTTAACCATGTTTCAACATCGGTATTCCCCATTCCAGTGTCATATTTGCCAAAGGTCATTTACAAGAAAAACACACCTTAggattcattataaaaataaacatcaaattggCAGTGACAGAGTCACTCACAAACTACTAGATAATGAAAAATGTGATCATGAAGGCCCATGCTCAGTAGACAGATTGAAAGGTGATTGCTCTACAGAACTTGGTGGTGACCCCAGCAGTAACTCTGAGAAGCCACACTGTCACTCTAAAAAGGATGAATGCAGTTCAGAAACAGATTTGGAGTCGTCTtgtgaagaaacagaaagtaaaacatCTGATATTTCATCACCCATGGGTAGCCATAGAGAAGAACGAGAAGGACGAGAGGGAAGAGGTAGCAGGAGGACTGTTGCTAAAGGAAACCTCTGCTATATTTTGAATAAGTACCACAAACCATTCCATTGTATCCATAAAACTTGCAACTCCTCCTTCACTAATCTAAAAGGCTTGATTCGTCATTACAGAACTGTACATCAGTACAACAAAGAACAATTATGtttagaaaaagacaaagcaagaacCAAAAGGGAACTTGTCAAATGTAAAAAGATATTTGCTTGCAAATACAAGGAATGTAACAAACGCTTCCTGTGTTCCAAAGCTCTTGCTAAGCACTGTAGTGACTCCCATAACCTAGATCATATTGAAGAGCCTAAAGTGCTTTCTGAAGCTGAATCTGCAGCAAGGTTTTCCTGTAACCAGCCTCAGTGCCCTGCTGTTTTTTATACATTCAGCAAGTTGAAGCACCACTTGATGGAACAGCAtaatattgaaggagaaatacattcagaatatgaaattcattgtgaTCTTAATGGCTGTGGCCAGATTTTCACCCATCGCAGTAATTATTCTCAACATGTATATTACCGACATAAGGACTATTACGACGATCTATTTAGAAGTCAGAAAGTGGCAAATGAAAGGCTACTGAGGAGTGAAAAGGTGTGTCCGACAGCTCTCACTCAGGGGCATGAACATCAGACTACCAGGAGATCATTTAATGCTAAGGCTAAAAAATGTAGTTTAATCAAAGAAAAGAAGGCTCCGATTAGTTTTAAAACAAGAGCTGAAGCCCTCCATATGTGTGTGGAACAGTCTGAGCACACACAGTACCCCTGCATGGTTCAAGGATGCTTATCTGTGGTGAAGTTGGAAAGCAGCATAGTGAGGCATTATAAACGCACCCATCAGATGAGTAGTGCCTACTTAGAGCAACAGATGGAAAACCTGGTCGTTTGTGTGAAGTATGGTACCAAAATTAAGGAGGAGCCCCCTTCTGAAGCAGAGCCctatataaagaaagaagaaaatagctgTGAATCAGAGCACACAAAGCACGGCCATTCCCCAGGTGACAGCGTGCCTGTCCAGAACACAGATTCCCTTCATCCAGGCGAAAGGGATGGAGGTCAGAAAGGATGTACAGAAAGCAAACCAGTTTTTGATGCAGATACTCTCCTCTACAGAGGAACTTTGAAATGTAACCATAGTTCAGAAACCACTTCTTTGGAACAATGTAATATAGTTCAGCCTCCTCCttgtaaaatagaaaattccaTACCTAATCCTAGTGGGACTGAGAGTGGGACTTATTTCACGAGTTTCCAGCTGCCTTTACCAAGGATCAAAGACTCAGAGACTGGGCAGCCAAGTTCAGGGCAAGAAAACACTGTAAAAAATTCAACCCCTGTTCCAAAAGAGAATTTTAGGAAACATCCACAGCCCAGGTCATTTGATTTGAAGACTTACAAACCTATGGGATTTGaatcttcatttctgaaatttattcaggaaagtgaagagaaagaagacGATTTTGATGATTGGGAACCTTCGGAGCACTTAACATTAAATAATTCTTCACAACCCAGTAATGACTTAACAGGGAGTGTTATGGCAAATAATATGGTGAATGACAATGACCCTGAAGTTGACATACCTCATTCTTCCAGTGACTCTGCAATTCATGAGAACCTGACTGCAATCCCACCTTTGATAGTAGCTGAGACAACAACAGTTCCTTCCTTGGAAAACCTGAGGGTTGTATTGGACAAAGCATTAACAGACTGTGGAGAGCTTGCCTTAAAACAGCTTCATTATCTTCGGCCAGTGGTTGTCCTTGAAAGATCTAAGTTTTCCACACCAATTTTAGACTTGTTTCCAACAAAAAAGACAGATGAGCTTTGTGTAGGAAGTTCCTAAATAgcaattttgttttagaaacagACTGGCTCCAACACTGCAACATGGGGACAATTGCCAATTTGAACAAAGGCTGCGAACCAGCCACACCATTGTTTAGGGTAGAATAGGCTGTGTATTTACATGAATGTATAATATCTATGTCAGCAGTATTGGCTGAGTCCATTAGCTCTCCAGTTGGTTTATTgattggggttttttgtttttgtttttgtttattaaaaaaagaaatggaactgTACTCTTGTTTGGTGCTAATTAATACATCAAAATATATTGGGGCTTCCTTTTTCAAATTAAGTGTGCATGATTGTATATGGAACAAATACTAAGATCCCAGGGTGGGAGGGCTAGGGAAAGGGATATGGAGTTCTTACTTGACTTGAATGTGCACCTGAGGGTGCTTTGTGTAATATATTGTACACTACAGCATCTTATATTTTTTGAGTTGAGTTTCaataaattacaatttttcaCCCAGTTCTTGTTTACTCATAATGAGTTTTCATACCATACACTAACTGAAACTGCACTGGGCATTTTCTGGAATGTGCACTTATATTTTACCCCAGTAGTTTCTCGTTTCTTATTAACCAAACCATTCAGATCAAGTTTCTTTCTGAATGACTGTTGTCATAAAGTTTTTGTgtagagaaaattctgaaattgaGTAATTAGCTCTGAGGGTCAAGATAGCTCCCAAAAGAGGATGCCCGGCAGCTGTCCAGATAGAAAGAATACCAAGGAGAACATGAAGGGCATAGATGGATGCAGTCATGTTTCCAGGGACCTACAAAGAGTGTGGTAGGCTGCAATGAAAGGGAAGCACTGGGGTGGAT belongs to Felis catus isolate Fca126 chromosome C1, F.catus_Fca126_mat1.0, whole genome shotgun sequence and includes:
- the RLF gene encoding zinc finger protein Rlf, with protein sequence MADGKGEAAAAAGAGAEAPAGAGAGDGTETESMARGHRPASPALGAPGLRPCLWQLETELREQEVSEVSSLNYCRSFCQTLLQYASNKNASEHMVYLLEVYRLAIQSFASARPYLTTECEDVLLVLGRLVLSCFELLLSVSESELPCEVWVLFLQSLQESHDALLEFGNNNLQILVHVTKEGVWKNPVLLKILSQQPVETEEVNKLIAQEGPSFLQMRIKHLLKSNCIPQATALSKLCAESKEISNVSSFQQAYITCLCSILPNEDAIKEIAKVDCKEILDIICNLESEGQDNTAFVLCTTYLTQQLQTASVYCSWELTLFWSKLQRRIDPSLDTFLERCRQFGVIAKTQQHLFCLIRVIQTEAQDAGLGVSILLCVRALQLRSSEDEEMKASVCKTIACLLPEDLEVRRACQLTEFLIEPSLDGFNMLEELYLQPDQKFDEENAPVPNSLRCELLLALKAHWPFDPEFWDWKTLKRHCHQLLGQEASDSDDDLSGYEMSINDTDVLESFLSDYEEGKEDKQYRRRDLTDQHKEKRDKKPIGSSERYQRWLQYKFFCLLCKRECIEARILHHSKMHMEDGIYTCPVCIKKFKRKEIFVPHVMEHVKMPPSRRDRSRKKLLLKGSQKGICPKSPSATLEQNQSLDEQAKGESHEYVTFSKLEDCHLQDRDLYPCPGTDCSRVFKQFKYLSVHLKAEHQNNDENAKHYLDMKNRREKCTYCRRHFMSAFHLREHEQVHCGPQPYMCVSIDCYARFGSVNELLNHKQKHDDLRYKCELNGCNIVFSDLGQLYHHEAQHFRDASYTCNFVGCKKFYYSKIEYQDHLSMHNVESSNGDVKKSVKLEEAAPGEKQDCIDQPHLLDQTDKSHLPEDLLFCAGSASSQIETAENLKENSDSNSSDQLSHSSSASMNEELIDTLDHSEMQDILLSHEKVFVPSNLKEKCSNVAVCFDGTKFTCGFDGCGSTYKNARGMQKHLRKVHPYHFKPKKIKTKDLFPCGGNEHNQATEKFDAEPKPSSDTNSDSPDEGLDHNIHTKCKREYQGYSSEASICASKRPCTEDTMLELLLRLKHLSLKNSITHGSFSGSLQGYPSSGAKSLQSVSPTISDLNFQNQDENMPSQYLAQLAAKPFFCELQGCKYEFVTREALLMHYLKKHNYSKEKVLQLTMFQHRYSPFQCHICQRSFTRKTHLRIHYKNKHQIGSDRVTHKLLDNEKCDHEGPCSVDRLKGDCSTELGGDPSSNSEKPHCHSKKDECSSETDLESSCEETESKTSDISSPMGSHREEREGREGRGSRRTVAKGNLCYILNKYHKPFHCIHKTCNSSFTNLKGLIRHYRTVHQYNKEQLCLEKDKARTKRELVKCKKIFACKYKECNKRFLCSKALAKHCSDSHNLDHIEEPKVLSEAESAARFSCNQPQCPAVFYTFSKLKHHLMEQHNIEGEIHSEYEIHCDLNGCGQIFTHRSNYSQHVYYRHKDYYDDLFRSQKVANERLLRSEKVCPTALTQGHEHQTTRRSFNAKAKKCSLIKEKKAPISFKTRAEALHMCVEQSEHTQYPCMVQGCLSVVKLESSIVRHYKRTHQMSSAYLEQQMENLVVCVKYGTKIKEEPPSEAEPYIKKEENSCESEHTKHGHSPGDSVPVQNTDSLHPGERDGGQKGCTESKPVFDADTLLYRGTLKCNHSSETTSLEQCNIVQPPPCKIENSIPNPSGTESGTYFTSFQLPLPRIKDSETGQPSSGQENTVKNSTPVPKENFRKHPQPRSFDLKTYKPMGFESSFLKFIQESEEKEDDFDDWEPSEHLTLNNSSQPSNDLTGSVMANNMVNDNDPEVDIPHSSSDSAIHENLTAIPPLIVAETTTVPSLENLRVVLDKALTDCGELALKQLHYLRPVVVLERSKFSTPILDLFPTKKTDELCVGSS